TCCCAGGGACAGGCAGAGGAAGGTTCCTGTCATTCGTACGCCGGAGGTCACGTTTACCCGCAGGAAGATGTGCGCTCGGCCGACCACAAACTTCAGTGGACCAAAGCTGTTATCTCGCGACCTGCCCCTCAATTTGAAGCTACAGCCGTCGTCGATGGCGCCTTCAAGAAGATCAAACTGTCCGACTACCGGGGCAAATATCTGGTGTTCTTTTTCTACCCGTTGGACTTCACATTCGTCTGCCCGACGGAGATTTTAGCTTTCTCGGATCGAGCCAAGGAGTTCAGGAAGATGAACGCCGAAGTTATTGCTGCCAGTATTGATTCCCACTTTACCCATCTGGCTTGGATCAACACTCCTCGGAAAGAAGGCGGTCTGGGCAAGATAAACATCCCACTGGTCAGCGATATCACTCACAGTATTGCCAAGGACTATGGAGTGTACTTGGACGATTTGGGCCATACTTTAAGgtagatttttatattttgagacTAGAATCATaactaaatatttaatttggtttttttttcaacagaggACTGTTCATCATCGACGATCGTGGCATCCTGCGGCAGATCACCATGAACGACTTGCCGGTGGGACGTTCGGTCGACGAAACGTTGAGGCTGGTGCAAGCATTCCAGTACACTGACAAGCACGGCGAGGTATGCCCGGCCGGTTGGAAACCGGGACAAGATACGGTACTTGATAAGTTAAAGCTGCTTTAAAAATAGGTCTAATaatcttttgttttaaattttagattgtgCCAAACCCAGCGGAGAAAATCAAGTATTTCGAGAAAAATCATTAGTGTAAATGAATGTGCTAATGAAACGTCGTTTCGTCCAAAACACTTTACTTGGTAGTGCTTTTAATTGAGAAATAGCCTTTATAATTCTGGTTAATCTTAGTTGGTCATCAAAATGTAGAAGCTCATTGCttaaggtttttcaaaaattggtttttttcaaaattttcgtgttttcggttctttcttttcttttaaatttaaatattaaagttaataTAACTACATAACGTACGTAAGTATATAACATATCAGTTAGGTATTCATTACTTAGGTTATCGTTTCTCATCGCTTCATTATACAGCTGAACTGATCTAGCCAAATTTCGCATAATGAGATGATTTTCAAACTACCGtgttcagtttttattttgcgaaaatttaaataaggtatgtgtattttgtgattttcacaCACGTATAACATCTAATTCCAAACAGAATGTTTTCTGAGTACCTATGgtgaaaaaactaaaacaatatTGTTGTcagggattaaaaaaaatgcagtatTGGGGCCAGTCTTGGTAATCGTTGAAtcgtttgaataatttaaattacgTGTGATTTTTCCCGCTAATGTATCGTTGGATTCTAAACACACGTTAATAGaaccttgttgaaaaaaattagctgTGCGTTGTTGatgttgaattatttaaacatgAAGTCGACTCTACGAAAATCATTTAAGTTTATGACCTGTGCACatttacacgatctaaattgAATGAATAGGTCAGAGATAGAAAATGATTGTTTCTtaaaaatagtagaaatataaaatttaaacaaaaattgttttgttagtCCGTAAATCcagtttttaaggttttgatgaccttttttttgttaaaatataaagtttttaagCTCTTTTAATCTTCGATTGGTTAAAGTGGGTCCATAAAACACACTTTACAAACATTGAACTATAAGGTACACCTATTGACAGTGTTATAAAATATCAGTGTACCAATTGAAGTAACCCAAACGTGAGTGATCATAAATTAGCGTGTATCATTCtgacaaataaaattcaatcctTTGTTCGTTTCCAACCTGTAAACACGCGTTTCATTTATACTCCTGCTGAGAGGTTTTGGGCCCAGCCTAACCTCAGTTCCAAACCGCGTGCTAAAAGTTTTTCGCGAATGAAAAGTTTTCGGATCGAAAAAGTTTGTCGGTCGTAATGGAGGAGGAAACGAGATCGCTCCGGATCAAGCCGTTTGACGGATCCGGGTTTAACAACTGGTGCTTCCGAATGAAGGCATATCTACAGCAGTTGGATGTGCTTCACACTCATctggcgcaaccccttatagtgtagttttgatCCGTTATCGgataaggctgatgtcatgctgaagcaactagcaacgcgacctacaacgcaacgttcacacgactaaccagctctcatttgatctccatggaaatcgcgcagacctgtcatactggtcgctttgtgtagcgcgaccaatctgatgccaatgtgtttagtagcgcgactagcaggaaatccaataggaatattgttttttctcgatttgaagcagtgattccgggttttaagcacaatagtacgaagatctgtccgaacttgtgataataaactaaaaactatcttaatcggcgagaaaattttcatgaattcttagttccggcaaaaaaacaaggaattttgtcggttcaaatttcggcatacttgcaatccgggtcgtgatttgatgagtttttgatggctccggaaagaaaggagacgattcaaagcattatcagatgtagagaagtgatgatttgtagggaatttcaaagtgacaggtcgcgccagcatgacataccaatgcaatgcaacgcaatcttattggaacgttgcgttgcgttgcgttgctagttgtttcagcatgacatcagcctaagactgggttaactcctttttGGTGTACAGGCCTTGTACCCCTTATAGGGTACATAGGCTATACGTCATATCGTCGGgtcaaatttacacattatttgaAACGCTTGCGCTCTGTGAAGATGTGAGCAGTTTCAAGCGACAAGGAACGTTGCATGTAAGGAatacaaaatgaaaatgaaatgacatattttcaaacaaagcatACTTTATTTCTTCACTTTaaacttaacatttttaacatactACCGCTCGATTTCAGCATTTTCCGAAGCATGATGATTTCCGCAGCTTGTGGTCACAGGGCAACCTGTTGAGCGAATAATTGATTGTTAATTGatggtttaataatttattcGTAGTAAAATGCTTACCATTTACCAGCATAGTTTATCACGAAGCATTTCTGGTTCGGAATCGGAACCCTCCTCATGTGCCCACGCAAAGT
This sequence is a window from Uranotaenia lowii strain MFRU-FL chromosome 3, ASM2978415v1, whole genome shotgun sequence. Protein-coding genes within it:
- the LOC129751345 gene encoding peroxiredoxin-2-like isoform X2, which gives rise to MLAKILPSNLPKSIFQQPKSVDISPIPRYTNCLFYNFNPIRVAVCEDSNLNPQEIKGQAEEGSCHSYAGGHVYPQEDVRSADHKLQWTKAVISRPAPQFEATAVVDGAFKKIKLSDYRGKYLVFFFYPLDFTFVCPTEILAFSDRAKEFRKMNAEVIAASIDSHFTHLAWINTPRKEGGLGKINIPLVSDITHSIAKDYGVYLDDLGHTLRGLFIIDDRGILRQITMNDLPVGRSVDETLRLVQAFQYTDKHGEVCPAGWKPGQDTIVPNPAEKIKYFEKNH